A single genomic interval of Anopheles marshallii chromosome 2, idAnoMarsDA_429_01, whole genome shotgun sequence harbors:
- the LOC128718758 gene encoding pancreatic triacylglycerol lipase-like has translation MAKGVIVISVLLAVQLFGAYASTADSWKLVPDESGRLRLINTNPYDIPENDNVVEPLFNPETDVIFRLFTRRNPAHGQVLEWNNPASVQNSNFVASHPTRFTIHGWNGGETSGLHANIRQNYLGVGEFNVIAVDWGAGAQTVNYIAARNRVASVGDIISRMVNTLISATGTSRNNIYLIGHSLGAHAAGNAGKMQNGQLNTIIGLDPAGPLFSLGDSDVMAPQDAQYTESIFTNAGLLGFDLPLSDANFYPNGGRSQPGCGIDVSGNCAHSRAHELYAESVSTTIGFRSTRCASHGEIVAGQCTNTGTANMGGEPSNQGRGVNGMFVVSTNGNTPFAQG, from the exons ATGGCAAAGGGTGTGATTGTTATTAGCGTTCTGCTGGCTGTACAGCTCTTCGGAG CGTACGCCTCAACCGCGGACAGCTGGAAGCTGGTTCCTGACGAGTCGGGACGCTTGCGGCTGATCAACACCAATCCCTACGACATCCCGGAGAATGACAACGTTGTGGAGCCCCTCTTCAACCCCGAGACAGACGTAATTTTCCGTCTCTTTACGCGTCGCAACCCTGCCCACGGTCAGGTGCTGGAATGGAACAACCCGGCTTCGGTGCAAAACTCCAACTTCGTCGCTTCGCACCCAACCCGTTTCACCATCCACGGATGGAACGGAGGTGAAACGTCCGGTTTGCATGCCAACATCCGCCAGAACTATCTCGGCGTGGGAGAGTTCAACGTGATCGCCGTCGATTGGGGAGCAGGTGCCCAGACGGTCAACTACATTGCCGCCCGTAACCGAGTTGCATCGGTAGGAGACATAATTTCGCGCATGGTCAATACACTGATTTCGGCAACGGGTACGTCGCGTAACAACATCTACCTGATCGGCCATAGCTTGGGTGCACATGCTGCTGGCAATGCCGGTAAAATGCAGAACGGTCAGTTGAACACGATCATTGGTTTGGATCCGGCGGGCCCACTTTTCTCCCTGGGCGATTCGGATGTTATGGCACCGCAGGATGctcagtacacggaatcgatCTTCACTAACGCTGGTCTGCTGGGTTTCGATCTGCCACTGTCGGACGCTAACTTCTATCCGAACGGAGGCCGCAGCCAACCTGGCTGTGGTATTGACGTCTCGGGCAACTGTGCCCATTCGCGAGCTCACGAACTGTACGCGGAATCGGTGTCAACGACCATCGGATTCCGTTCGACACGTTGCGCTAGCCATGGTGAGATTGTGGCCGGACAGTGTACCAATACGGGCACTGCGAATATGGGCGGTGAACCATCGAATCAGGGCCGCGGTGTGAACGGTATGTTCGTGGTGTCCACCAACGGTAACACGCCATTTGCACAAGGCTAA